From Fastidiosipila sp., a single genomic window includes:
- the gyrB gene encoding DNA topoisomerase (ATP-hydrolyzing) subunit B, which translates to MNKEREKDKSRPSESLKEMLRRAEEDAGSSEEGLVNLAEDVRALTDDYAEDEESLAAVQLTDYDTKSTASYEDRDIQVLEGLEAVRKRPGMYIGDTTARGLHHLIYEIVANSVDEALAGRCDAIEVTVLPDQSIRVEDNGIGIPVGIHPTAGIPTVEVVHTMLHAGGKFGGEAYGVSGGLHGVGAAVVNALSEWMEVTVNRDGKAHFIRFERGETVTPLTVTGATDKTGTVTTFKPDSEIFSELDADFDLMTTRYREMAFLNRDVAITLIDARVSPPLVKHLHYGGGIVSFVEYLNRNKNVLYDPPIYFSAEQDGCFVEVAIQYNDSYSENVYTYANNIATIEGGSHLTGFRSALTKTINDYARKYSILKEKDKNLQGEDIREGMCAIVSVKLKNPQFEGQTKTRLGNPEVRTVVESTVNEKLMVYLEENPQTARMIAGKSLAASQAREAARKARDMTRRKSALDSNALPGKLADCQEKDPTFCELFIVEGDSAGGTAKNGRERKYQAILPLWGKMLNVEKSRVDKVLDNDKLMPIVMALGAGIGNDFDLERLRYHKIILMADADVDGSHIRTLLLTFFFRYMRPLVDAGHVYIACPPLYRVYQDKKSRYAYDEEEIAVIKEEEGWDNPKLQRFKGLGEMNSDQLWETTMNPEQRKLLQVQVVDAQIADETFTLLMGDKVEPRRDFIRANAKLATLDT; encoded by the coding sequence ATGAACAAAGAACGTGAAAAAGATAAAAGCAGACCATCGGAAAGTCTGAAAGAAATGCTTCGAAGGGCGGAAGAAGACGCAGGATCCTCCGAAGAGGGGCTGGTCAATCTGGCTGAAGACGTCCGTGCGCTGACCGACGATTACGCCGAGGATGAAGAGTCACTGGCTGCCGTCCAGCTGACAGATTACGACACAAAATCAACCGCCAGCTATGAGGACCGTGATATCCAGGTTCTCGAAGGGCTGGAGGCTGTCCGCAAGAGGCCCGGCATGTACATCGGGGATACGACGGCACGCGGCCTCCACCACCTGATTTATGAAATTGTCGCCAACTCCGTTGACGAAGCTTTGGCGGGCAGGTGTGATGCCATTGAGGTAACCGTGCTGCCTGATCAGTCGATCCGTGTCGAAGACAACGGCATCGGCATTCCCGTCGGTATCCATCCGACCGCCGGCATCCCAACCGTGGAAGTGGTCCACACCATGCTCCACGCGGGCGGCAAATTCGGCGGCGAAGCCTATGGCGTGTCAGGCGGACTTCACGGAGTCGGCGCGGCAGTCGTCAACGCCCTGTCGGAATGGATGGAGGTGACAGTCAACCGGGACGGCAAGGCTCATTTTATACGTTTCGAACGGGGAGAGACGGTGACGCCCCTGACGGTTACGGGGGCGACTGATAAAACGGGAACGGTGACCACTTTCAAGCCGGACTCTGAGATCTTCAGCGAACTCGATGCCGATTTTGATCTCATGACGACACGCTACAGGGAGATGGCCTTTCTTAACCGTGATGTAGCCATCACCCTGATTGACGCGCGTGTGTCGCCGCCGCTTGTCAAACACCTGCATTACGGTGGGGGGATCGTGTCTTTTGTCGAATACCTCAACCGCAACAAGAACGTGCTTTACGATCCGCCCATTTATTTTTCGGCTGAACAGGACGGCTGCTTTGTCGAAGTTGCCATTCAATACAACGATTCCTACAGCGAAAATGTCTATACCTATGCCAACAACATCGCCACCATTGAGGGCGGCAGCCATTTGACCGGTTTCCGCTCTGCGCTGACCAAGACGATCAACGACTATGCGCGAAAATACAGCATCCTGAAAGAAAAAGACAAAAATCTTCAAGGCGAGGATATCCGGGAAGGCATGTGCGCCATTGTCAGCGTCAAGCTGAAGAACCCCCAGTTTGAGGGACAGACCAAGACCCGCCTGGGTAATCCGGAAGTGCGGACAGTCGTTGAGTCAACGGTCAACGAGAAACTCATGGTCTACCTGGAAGAGAACCCCCAAACGGCGCGGATGATCGCGGGCAAGAGCCTGGCAGCCTCTCAGGCCCGGGAAGCTGCCCGAAAAGCCAGGGATATGACCCGCCGCAAGAGTGCTCTGGACAGCAATGCCCTGCCGGGCAAGCTGGCCGATTGCCAGGAAAAGGACCCGACTTTCTGTGAACTTTTTATCGTGGAGGGAGACTCGGCCGGCGGCACCGCCAAAAATGGCCGCGAAAGAAAATACCAGGCCATTCTGCCCCTGTGGGGGAAAATGTTGAATGTGGAAAAATCACGTGTCGACAAGGTGCTGGATAATGACAAGCTGATGCCCATTGTCATGGCGCTCGGCGCCGGCATCGGCAACGACTTCGATCTGGAGAGGCTCCGCTATCACAAGATCATCCTCATGGCTGACGCTGATGTGGACGGATCGCATATCCGGACGCTGCTTTTGACCTTTTTCTTCCGCTACATGCGCCCGCTGGTTGATGCCGGGCATGTCTACATTGCCTGCCCACCGCTTTACAGGGTCTATCAGGATAAGAAGAGCCGGTATGCCTACGATGAGGAGGAGATTGCTGTGATTAAGGAAGAGGAAGGCTGGGACAATCCAAAACTTCAGCGTTTCAAAGGTCTCGGTGAGATGAATTCCGATCAGCTTTGGGAGACGACCATGAACCCGGAGCAGCGCAAACTCCTCCAGGTCCAGGTGGTCGACGCGCAAATAGCGGATGAGACCTTCACCCTTCTGATGGGCGATAAAGTGGAGCCACGCCGGGATTTTATCCGGGCAAACGCCAAACTGGCAACGCTCGATACCTGA
- a CDS encoding GNAT family N-acetyltransferase, which produces MDFEFSIKGITLETDRLQLRPWELSDLDDFHAYARVPGVGEMAGWPHHRSIEETRTILRQFMEAGEVLAVYHKKDRKVIGSMGVHPVPQTLPEAFQNRHAKEIGYALSKTYWGQGLTAEALAVLVGYLFRFTPATLLVGCCSRSNHQSRRVLEKTGFAFSRTFERKRDVPSSEASLEFLLTEEAYRAMKRDRISFENDYNAGCHPALLEELIKTNQVKTSGYGLDAFCEEAARLIKEACRAPGADVHFLVGGTQVNLIVAAGALKPWQGIISAGTGHINVHEAGAIEATGHKVLVVPSRDGLLDAAEIDRFCQAYQDDPTAEHMVQPGMIYLSQPTELGTVYKKEDLEAIRKVADQRGLILYVDGARLAAALAVPETGLGLADMARLCDLFTIGGTKCGALFGEALVISRESLKQDFRSLMKQRGGLLAKGRLLGIQFAALFRHDLYCEIGRYGNQRASELAALFRSRGIDFMVPPQTNQLFVMLDPGEEAFFAERAVFERIMTTDDGRQVCRFVTSYTTRPEDIERLLS; this is translated from the coding sequence ATGGATTTTGAATTTTCAATCAAAGGCATTACCCTCGAAACAGACCGCCTGCAGCTTAGACCCTGGGAGCTTTCCGACCTGGATGACTTTCACGCCTATGCCCGGGTGCCCGGTGTCGGGGAGATGGCCGGCTGGCCCCATCACCGGTCGATAGAAGAAACCAGGACCATTCTCAGGCAGTTTATGGAAGCCGGGGAGGTCCTGGCCGTCTATCACAAAAAGGATCGCAAGGTCATCGGCTCGATGGGAGTCCATCCAGTCCCCCAGACCCTTCCCGAAGCTTTTCAAAACCGCCATGCCAAGGAAATTGGCTATGCCTTGTCCAAAACTTACTGGGGGCAAGGGCTGACAGCGGAGGCGCTTGCGGTTCTGGTCGGCTATCTTTTTCGCTTTACCCCGGCGACCCTGCTGGTTGGCTGTTGTTCCCGGTCCAATCATCAAAGCCGCCGGGTGCTGGAGAAAACAGGTTTTGCTTTTTCCCGCACCTTTGAAAGAAAGCGCGATGTTCCCTCCTCGGAGGCATCGTTAGAATTCCTGTTGACGGAGGAGGCTTACCGGGCCATGAAACGCGACCGTATCTCTTTTGAAAATGATTACAATGCCGGCTGCCATCCGGCCCTGCTCGAAGAATTAATTAAAACCAACCAGGTAAAAACGAGCGGCTACGGCCTGGACGCCTTCTGCGAAGAGGCAGCCCGCCTGATAAAAGAGGCCTGCCGCGCCCCCGGGGCAGACGTCCATTTCCTTGTCGGCGGAACACAAGTCAACCTGATCGTGGCAGCCGGCGCCCTCAAGCCCTGGCAGGGAATTATCTCGGCAGGCACAGGCCACATCAACGTCCATGAAGCCGGTGCCATTGAGGCGACCGGACACAAAGTGCTGGTGGTTCCGTCCCGGGACGGCCTGCTCGATGCCGCAGAAATTGACCGTTTCTGCCAGGCCTATCAGGACGATCCGACAGCGGAACACATGGTGCAACCCGGTATGATCTATCTGTCACAGCCGACAGAACTTGGAACTGTTTACAAAAAGGAGGACCTGGAGGCCATCCGAAAAGTTGCCGATCAACGGGGACTGATTCTCTATGTAGACGGAGCCAGGCTGGCCGCCGCGCTGGCAGTTCCTGAAACAGGGCTTGGCCTCGCCGATATGGCGCGTCTTTGTGACCTGTTCACCATCGGAGGAACCAAGTGCGGTGCACTGTTTGGCGAGGCTCTGGTCATCAGCCGGGAATCCCTGAAACAGGATTTCCGTTCCCTGATGAAACAGCGGGGGGGACTTTTAGCCAAGGGGCGCCTTTTGGGCATCCAGTTTGCCGCCCTCTTCCGCCATGATCTCTATTGCGAGATCGGCCGTTACGGAAATCAAAGGGCGAGTGAACTGGCCGCCCTTTTCCGGTCGCGGGGGATCGACTTCATGGTACCTCCGCAGACCAATCAGCTCTTCGTCATGCTGGATCCGGGAGAGGAGGCCTTCTTTGCCGAGCGTGCCGTCTTTGAGCGCATCATGACGACCGATGACGGTCGTCAGGTGTGTCGTTTTGTGACCTCCTATACGACGCGCCCCGAGGATATCGAACGGTTGCTGTCATAA
- a CDS encoding ParA family protein — protein sequence MGIVIAVANQKGGVGKTTSCVNLAAALAGQGRKVLLVDADPQGNSTSGMGVDKKMLRGSTYDLIVGNSSDVRGSLVEARPHLHLLPSNINLAGAEIELVALSERERRLAQIVSQLRDLYDYILIDCPPSLGLLTVNALTASDAVLIPVQAEYYALEGLMQLMTTLSLVKKAYNPKLRLAGVFITMFDARTQLSKQVRDEVSWYFRQDFLETCIPRNVRLSEAPSFGNTIFEYDRRSRGAQGYKTLARELSRRLAGKAWQDGSLGQI from the coding sequence ATGGGAATTGTGATCGCTGTTGCCAATCAAAAGGGTGGCGTAGGGAAGACCACCTCCTGCGTCAATCTGGCAGCCGCCCTGGCCGGTCAAGGCAGAAAAGTATTGCTGGTGGACGCCGATCCACAGGGCAATTCGACCTCCGGAATGGGGGTCGACAAAAAAATGCTCCGGGGCTCGACCTACGACCTGATCGTGGGCAATTCCAGCGATGTCAGAGGTTCCCTTGTGGAAGCCCGGCCCCATCTCCATCTCTTGCCTTCCAACATTAATCTGGCGGGTGCCGAAATTGAACTGGTTGCCCTGAGCGAACGGGAAAGAAGGCTGGCTCAGATCGTGTCCCAGCTGAGGGATCTTTACGACTACATCCTGATCGACTGTCCGCCCTCTCTGGGCCTCCTGACGGTCAACGCCCTGACGGCCTCCGATGCCGTGCTCATCCCGGTGCAGGCAGAATACTATGCCCTGGAAGGACTGATGCAGCTGATGACCACGCTCAGCCTGGTCAAAAAGGCCTACAATCCCAAACTCCGCCTGGCGGGAGTCTTCATTACCATGTTTGACGCGCGGACACAACTTTCCAAGCAGGTTCGTGACGAAGTTTCCTGGTATTTTCGCCAGGACTTTCTCGAAACCTGTATTCCCCGCAATGTGCGGTTGAGCGAGGCGCCAAGCTTCGGGAATACCATTTTCGAATATGACAGGCGGTCACGGGGAGCCCAGGGCTACAAGACGCTGGCGCGAGAA